The genomic interval GTCAATAATTCCCCATGGAGTATATCCAATCAAATCAACTCCATCATACGTTACTGCTTTTTCTAAAGCATCTATATGAGCCTTCAAGTACTCGATTCTTTCTCGATCATGAATGGATCCATCCGCTTCCACCGTATCGATTGCTCCAAATCCATTTTCTACAATAAACAATGGGATTTGGTATCTATCATACAAACGATTTAACACATAGCGAAGACCTGTCGGATCAATGGACCAGCCCCAATCACTTGCTTTGATATACGGATTTTCTACCGCATTCGGCAATGCTCCATTTACGATATCCCCTGCATTATCGTTTGCCACATCACTCTTCACTGTTGTAGACATATAGTAACTAAAACCTAAATAATCGACAGTACCATTTCTTAAGAATGCTTCATCACCAGGCTCGAATGTAATAGAATAACCTTCTCTTTCAAATTCCTTTAAAGCGTATTTAGGATAAAAACCTCGAACTTGGACATCTGGGAAGAAATATCTTTGTCTCATTTCTTCTTCTGCTAACATGACATCCTCTGGATTAGAAGAATACGGATAGATAGGAATATGAGATACCATCGCACCTATTTGAAATTCCGGATTTATTTTTTTCCCAATGGATACTGCTAACGCACTTGCAACAAGCTCATGATGTGCGGTTTGATACATTACCTCTTTCGCGTTTTCTCCTTCTTTTACTGTTACTCCTGAATTTGTCCATAAGAATAACGGTCCAGAAACATCCATTTGATTATTAATTTCATTAAAGGTCATCCAATATTTCACTTTATCTTTATAGCGGCGGAAGCATACTTCTGCAAATCGCACAAAGCAATCCACTACCTTTCTATTTCTGAAACCACCATATTCTCTAGCAAGATGTAACGGCATTTCAAAATGAGATAGGGTAATAACTGGTTGAATTCCATACTTTAATAATTCATCGAATACTCGATCATAAAACTGTAAGCCTTCTTCGTTTGGTTCTAATTCATCCCCTTTTGGAAATATTCTGCTCCATCCAATGGATGTTCGTAAACACTTTAAGCCCATTTCAGCGAACAAAGCAATATCCTCCTTGTAACGATGATAAAAATCAATCGCTTCATGGTTAGGATAGAATTGATCTTCTTCTATTGTTTCCGTTATTTTTCTTGGCACACCAT from Niallia sp. FSL W8-0635 carries:
- the bglA gene encoding 6-phospho-beta-glucosidase BglA; amino-acid sequence: MNRMPKDFLWGGALAAHQFEGGWNQGGKGPSVVDVMTAGAHGVPRKITETIEEDQFYPNHEAIDFYHRYKEDIALFAEMGLKCLRTSIGWSRIFPKGDELEPNEEGLQFYDRVFDELLKYGIQPVITLSHFEMPLHLAREYGGFRNRKVVDCFVRFAEVCFRRYKDKVKYWMTFNEINNQMDVSGPLFLWTNSGVTVKEGENAKEVMYQTAHHELVASALAVSIGKKINPEFQIGAMVSHIPIYPYSSNPEDVMLAEEEMRQRYFFPDVQVRGFYPKYALKEFEREGYSITFEPGDEAFLRNGTVDYLGFSYYMSTTVKSDVANDNAGDIVNGALPNAVENPYIKASDWGWSIDPTGLRYVLNRLYDRYQIPLFIVENGFGAIDTVEADGSIHDRERIEYLKAHIDALEKAVTYDGVDLIGYTPWGIIDIVSFTTGEMKKRYGMIYVDRDNEGNGSMNRSKKDSFYWYKEVIQSNGENL